The genomic window ATATGTCTTCAGAATGCTgcaaaagctgtacaatgaaggtgccagacagaCCATGGCAGGGCGagaattccacagcttaggggctggcCTGGCAAATCCCATTTCCCTTTGTAAGATTCTGCCACCTGGAAAATATATAACCGTGAGGGGTAAAATTGGAGAGGCGAGCTGCAGGCTGTTTGGACACCCCGGAGGGAAGGTTTGACCCTTCTGCCCTGAACCATCCCTACTGTATAGTTGTCAGTAACTTGACCCTCTAGGAAAACATTGCGTTAGGTGACTCACTTCGCCACGACGGTATTTATGTGGGTCCTCCCAAGCCCCAAGTATTGGTCAATCTGTGCCTGAAAAGAGAGGAGGATGAGGGAGAGAAATCAGTGAGGCATCAATGTGGAAGAATCACAGAAGAgttggaggggactcttgaggatcatctagtccaaccccctgcaatgcaggaatctttcgcccaacgtggggctcgaatccatgaccctgggattaagagaatAATCTATACATTTGACAGAGGTGTtctccagagctgatgaagctaAATCATCATCATTTCGTTATTTATAcgccactcatctggctgggtttccccggccactctgagcggcttacaGCTCTCAACAAACACACACTTTGGTCATAATCCCCGAGTGAAAAATTCTTCCTTACTTTATAGTAATATTGCACATTTGCCCACAGTCCATGTTGTAATAATTTGTGTGCaattggggacaaaataattagtttaaaaataaggggaaccggggggggggggaatgacaactTCCCCACTGCCAAGAATAACTTCTCCCTGAGACCTATAGATTGCATTAGGAAAAACAGAGCCAAGTGTGCTAAGTGGCTCTCAAGGTTGTGGGACAGAGGAGGCCAGGATCTGGTGCTGGAAAACTGCAACGAAACCTGTTAAACCGTTTCCCCAAGCTTGGGGAGCGAGGCATTTGGGCTCcacttcagacagcaaaatgtctttagCCTTTATAGATtatgcaaattatatatatatatatatatatatatatatatatatatatatatatatatatatatgaaagaaacCCACACCAAATGGCTAGCAGCCAACACTTTCTCCAAACTATCTGCATTACTCACCAGTGCAACTCATCGCTTCCCTATCTTTGCAAaacagattttttgttttgtaaaaaaaaaaagatctagaAAAGCCCCAAGTGTGTATTCAAAATAAAGAATACAGACTGAGAAGTAAAGAGAAattatctatccatctatctatcattcatctatttatctatctatcaatcatctctctatctgtctgtctatcatctctCTATCTGCACAATGGATTCGGAGAGCTGCATGCAACAATCATTAGTTTGAGGCCACTTTGCACATGATAGCCACCATATGGAGACCCTTCTGAATCACTCCACGGAGTGGGTGTTGCTTCATGGTGAGCTATTCATGTCCAGCATGCAAACCAGGCAGTTTAACTTTTCTCCATCCCGCCCACCACAAAGTACTGGAAAAGGGAAATATGTAAGGGAGAGAACAAAACTACCTGAACCCCGAGAGTGAGCTCCAGCACGCAAACAGCTTCCACACATGAACAGCCGCAACGTGGAAGGGTTCACTGAATCGGCTTTCACTTGGTGGCCCCTGACATGTACACTGCCCCATGGTTTCTCATTGATCAAACCTTCAGCCATCTACAGAACGGGCCTGATGGCTGCTCCAGGCCCCCAGCCTTCTGCCACAGCCCTGCTGCATACAGCTCCACCAGCAGAGTTaattaggattgcaccctaaaatGGAAACCCAGGGCTGGAtcaagacctttagaggccctaagcacttaaaatatttccataggatcatagaattgtagagctggaagggattctTGGGGATCTTCTAGTCCATCCATATGCAACCTTGGCGGtatcagtaccatgctctaaccaactgagctatccatgttttggtgcccccatatagatctaattcaaaatacaaacaataatAAGCTGCAAAATAACTTTTTATTCTTTGCAATGAAACGAAACCTACAATAAGATGGGAGATAACGTTTATTTTCGTAAGCTTCTACTTTATTCCACGCTACGAACAAGTTAATTACTAGCTTACAGCTGAATCTTGTGCTTTCATGCTTTAATTAATATAGACACAGAATTTTGTCTCAGAATTTGTAAACTTTAAAGTGGAGTTGCTGATCCATGGAGAATCCGGCAATGGAAAATTTCTTTGTTGCCCCCCTTCTCCTGATGCCCTAAGCaggtgcttattttgcttaatggttaatccagccctgtgaTAACTCTTGGGAAATTGTTCCGTTCATTTCTTGTCTCTAATCAAATTAATTTTATAGGTGTTTGAGGCACAATAGGAAACTGAAAAACTTGTTTGTCAGCAGATATACTAGATACGTGCATATTGCTTAATGTGTTCCATCACACCACCAGCTCTCTGAAAAAGCTGCCCACCACAGCTTCCTTCATGGTGGCTGAAAGGTCTCCAAGAAACTACACAATCTCAACTGTTCGTGAACCCCATGGCCGTTGGGTTAAAAGACTACTGCCACTCAACATTTCTTTAACAACTGCCTGATTCCTCTTTTGGAGGTCAACGTCCCTTACTGGACTTCATGGATTAAGGAAACAGCTGCAAAATGGGCCTTCTACGTACCTGGTACTTGTCGTATACGACAGGTAGAGTAAACATTGAGACCACAGCTagagagaagggaaaagaaagagcatTACATTCCCAGAGTTAATagtcttttttccttcttcttttgcaaAACATTTGTATTAAATAAAGCTTTCCAATCACTGCTACATTTCTCAGGGAGACCCTGGAATAGGAACAAAAGTTTAGGAAGGCTTGTCATCTTTATGGCTGCAAGTCTTTCTCGTGCCTAGAGCTTACTGTGAATTGTGTTCCCGATTGAAAGAAGAGGCAGAAGAAGTGAATAATAAATCTCAATTCAGGAGGGAATGTGAAGagcaagaagaaagagaaagagaaagagagagagagagagagagagaacaagaacaaATTTATTCAGGCAATTTGCTTTCTGTGTTAAACCTACATGCAAACAGGAGGAACAGAGATGAGAGTGCTAAGTTCCACCACACCCATCACCCTCCAACTAAAGGTCTAAAGGTCTAAAGTAGGAAGCCTCCTTTCCACATCAAAGCTCCTCGCCTGATTGAGAACCTGTTACACAGGTAGGGTTTTGCACATGAGCATGCtagaggcaaaggacaaaatgggtGTGAGCCAGAGCGCCCACTTTCCACAAGGTGGCACTTGGGCTGGTTCTTACAATAACTGAGATACTCCATCTCAATAGTTGGAAAAAAGGATCAGACTATATATCTGTACAGGCCAGTCAGGGTGGCATGCTGGAGCGGCAACACTTACCAGACCTCCCAACAGCCGTGCCACTGATGCTTACTGGGATTGGGAGGGGCgaagcagcagggaggttggcatggtgcaagcACAGTGGCATAGTTTTCTGAATGAGAACTTAAATAGTCTTTATAGGACTACCAGTGAAGAAGTTACAATAGGTCTCGTTCACACAACACTAATCCATGGTTTACTGGAGTGTGCTTtagtaaaccatggcttagcattatgtgcaaatccTGCCCAATGGCTAAACTCTGGTTTGATTACAAATTAAACCATAATTTGAAGTCATGGTTGTTGTTGTCTTATTTTACCAACCTTGGTTTAACTATTATGTGTGAACCCAGCTTTGTTTGGCTATCCCCCCCAAGCTACAAAGACATAACGCCAGAGcagcttgaaaacaaaacaagcttTGGGGAaacaagctgtggtttgtttgatCATCTTTGAGAGAGCTTATGGttaactcatggtttgtttgtttttgaaatggaTTAAACAAACCAttctgtgcaaaccaggccagcaGGAATAGTCTTGAAAGTAACATGATAGGTCAAATCAAAGTTTGCtaggaaaggaggcaggaaacAATTGACACTGTAAGGAGAACATATTTCAATGGAGTTGATGAAGCTGTTTTGTCCCAAGAGATACTGCTGCCTAATTTTAAGAAAAGATATCTTAAAATAAATGATTGACCTTACCCATTATCAGAAGAGTTAGGCCATTGAAGAGGGCTCCAACGTAAGTCAATAGCCACATTAGTACTGCAAACTAAATGGGAAAGACAGTAATTACATCTCCCACAAGCACACTATACTGACAATAGAAAAGTGAGAGCagatccaacacacatttaaagcacctaacttacccgaagaatcctgggaactgtagttttcctttGCATAGCTGTGTTTCCAAGCATCcttagtaaactacagttcccaggcttctttggaggaagtgaggtactttaaatgcacacttaatgtgctttaaatgtatggtacagaAAACTTTGGAAAACTTAGCTTTATTATTTCAGTTTCCTGATCATTAGCCCCCTAGGTTTATTTAGCTAAATCTGGGCTAAAATGTCATATTATATTACACAACTAAGAGTGAATTGTGGAAAATAAGCAAATATATGACTATCATTTATTTGTACAGGCTGCAGAACTGAGTTTCCACTTGGCACAGAACTGGGCTTTCTCTTAATGCAAaacatgtctttttaaaaaaaccaacccttttATTATAAGAAACAAATAATATTCCTCATTACATACACAGCATAAACACAactaaacaatacagtggtacctctggttacgtacttaattcattccggaggtccgttcttaacctgaaactgttcttaacctgaagaaacccctttagctaatggggctcttgctgtcgctgcgccgccagagcacgatttctgttcttatcctgaagcaaagctcttaacctgaagcattatttctgggttagcggagtctgtaacctgaagcgtatgtaacctgaagcatatataacccgaggtaccactgtatagacgtACATAACAGTGTGTGATAACATCAAATCCGAAAGGCAGATGAGGAGTAGGATTTCTATGTTCTATGTTTGTGTTTCTTTGATATTTAGGTCATTTTGGGGACTacccttaaaacaaaaaacccaaagtgcTGTTACAAATTTGAATGCATATTTTATGAGTTCCATATCTGCATATCCCTGACTGGGATGTGTGTCTCACCATCTCCctcagaacatttttaaaaaaaaaaaaaaaaaacccaaaacaaacccAACCAAACCGCAGACTGCATGCAGCTGTTATCTATACTATCTTTGTCTCAATTAACCGATTTACGGAGGCCCCTTTCCCATGGATTACTTTTAATTCTACACTGCCTTGGAAGAAATCAATAAGTAATTAACTCACATGGGCACATTCCCAAAATACATGTGTGCAATGCACTCAGGGTTTTAAAGCATCCCTTACTCCACTGCTAACAGGCCTATTCCAGCCCTTAGGGCAGGAACGAGGGACAGTCTACAATGGCCTCCTACTTCTGAATCAAAATATGTGTGTTAATCTTAGATCAGGtctctaaaccagtgttcttCAGCTTGAGTCTCCACATCACCTCCCAGGACCTTGACGACTGGCCAAGCTtgccggggatgatgggagttttagcccAACGACACCCTCTGttgctcagcaacatgcaggactctcctccagtgcagtgtcagagggggagAAGAGCCAGCAGAACTTGGACTGTCCTGCTGCTGGGTAGCAAAGGAAACCTCTGACTCCTCTCTCTGAGTCTGTGCTCACACTGTGACGCTCAGTCTCTAAGCCTGTCCTGGGAGGgcctccttctcctgacccctTCCCCTTGTTCGCTCAAACCCCCTGCTTCCACCTCCCAGTTCGTCCCTTCTGCAGActgctcttcagtgtcccaccactaGGATCCAAGATCTAAGTCATCTTCTTCTGTGCTctccctggggggctcttgggtGGGCGgcacccaccactcttcctcatccagccagtccctgataTCTGGCTTGGCCAAAGCAGCCTCACGGGCCAGATGGCGAGGCCTGGTGTGCTTCATTACacaaggaaagcctgctggatcaacccaggggcccatctagtccggcattctgttctcacagtagccaagaggaagaagagtttggatttgatatcctgctttatcactacccgaaggagtctcaaagcggctaacattctcctttcccttcctcccccacaacaaacactctgtgaggtgagtggggctgagagacttcagagaagtgggactagcccaaggtcacccagcagctgcatgtggaggagcggagacgcgaacccggttcaccagattacgaggctaccgctcttaaccactacaccacactggctctcggtggGAGGTTCCCACCCCAGGAGCAGTAAATTCCGTATGTGAATTATGTCTTGCACAAAGGAGTTATTTTGCCTGCTCTGAACTGATCCATTTCATTGGGTGACCCTGTGTTCTGGTGTCATGAGAGAAGGAATAATAAAATCAGCGCTGCTCTCTCCATTCCGTTTGTAATAGCAGGACTCTCCCTTTTGAAAGCCTCCCAAGCCATTGATCTGGAAACCCAGAGGACCCAAGTTTGGCTCGCCTCTAGGTTTTTGCCGTCCACATACTTTTAAGGAATCCACCAGGTCCTGGACCAGGAAAAGCCGCCTGAGTTCTTTGACTGTGCTGTTCACGTACGACTGGAGGCAATCTGTGTATTTCTGAATCTGGTCCTGGGAGAGCGACATTTCCATTTCCAAGTAGCTTCTGTCGAAAAAGCGTAACTCAGATCATGAAAACACCAGTGTTAATGCCAAGGAGTTCCCCCCACtgggttcttctccccccccccttccttgcatATCTTTGGACTGCAGACAGAAACATGAAGACTATAGGGGGAACATGCAGACCATAATATGGCTTTCTCCTAGAGGTGGAGAATTTTGTCCATTTCAAtttatttcagtttctcacttttccaatcttcagttcaacACATTTCCACATAAGTAATTTTCCAACATCTTACTGGACGTTTCTCCTAAGGTACACAATTTTGCCTAActtgcatgttttaaaaagttatttgtttatttcattaaattaatttttttaaaaaaacccttcaaagcggtttacaaaaagattaaaCAATGAAGAAAAAATTACTGCCCTACTTCAAAACATAACATTAACATACTAAATACGTTTGTGCAGTTTTTCCTAACGGTGAAAATAACAGAGAATGCATTCtaatatatatacatttgtatgcagactttcccctaatatatgaattttttgcatacatttctggctggggaaatgcactgcaaaatttggataacAATTTATGAAGGAAAtcttgtgttttggtttgcaaactgttttgagaactgcaaatcTGCCACAACCTGAAGTTGCGCCCATGCCCCACCTCCCACGGGACCCAATTCACTGCCTCACTGTTCCTCCAGACCAAAAGCCTATTGTCTTGTGCTCTCCAACTGCCAGAACCTACccacagtgggtggcgctgtggtctaaaccactgagcctcttgggcttgccaatcagaaggtcggcggtttgaatccgcgcAATGGGGTGGGCtccctcccgttgctctgtcctagcttttgccaacctagcagttcgaaagcatgccagtgcaagtagacagttaccactgcagcaggaaggcagacagtgtttctgtgcactctggcactcatcacggtgtcccgttgcatcagaagcggtGCAACatgaccggaaagctgtctgtgcggacaaacaccggctccctcggcctgaaagcgagatgagcgctgcaaccccatagtcgtctttggacttaactgtccaggggtcctttaccttacctttacctttacccacagCCTTTCTATAAACTCTAATGATGCATTTCCTGATCCTTTCTGGTCTCTCAGATCCCTGATACACTACCGTCCTCCGAACACCACCCCTCAGCCCTTTCCTATCTGGAGATTCCTGACCAGCCACTGTTGCTTCCTTGACAGAAGCACCTTGTCTGCTTGCCTCCCCAAGAGTTGGCTTTGAGAAACAGGAAGAGGACATTAAGCGGAGGGGAAAATGCAGGTAAGAAGGTGGAGATTGGGTCCATGGGGAGAAACAGCCTTGATAATTTCTCCAGTTGCTTGCATTGCTTAGTTGTCTATGCTACTATGCGTTTAGCACATggctaggcaaactaaggcccgggggccagatccggcccaatcgccttctaaatcaggcccgTGGACGgtttggaatcagcgtgtttctacatgagcagaatgtgtccgtttatttaaaatgcatctctgggttatttgctgggcctgcctggtgtttttacatgagtagaacgtgtgcttttatttaaaatgcatctctgggttatttgcggggcataggaatttgttcatccccccccccaaaaaaatacagtccggcccccccacaaggtctgagggacagtggaccggccccctgctgaaaaagtttgctgacccctggagcaGATTCCACCACCCCCCTCCAAGAACCACTTGCTCACGAAATGACACAAGGCAAGCAGCCCCACAGGTGCAGGAGGCCAGCCTCAGGTATTCCTTCCCACCAGGCAGGTGGTGTCCAGACACCTGGATTTAGCAAGCAGGGAGTGGGGAAATcgcagtggcaatttgttgttgctgttgttgttttcctggcaAGATTAAGTGCCCTGGGTAATAATAGCAGAGCACTCACTTGAATGGGTGGCCTTCATCGGTTTTCTGCACAGCCTGTAGGACTGACTTGTAGATTCTGAAGCTGATGGTGGCCGAGAGAGCCGCTAGCGCCAGGTACGCAATCACGCTGACGACGCTGAACTGGGTCAgggagaagagcagcagcaggacacTCCCAAACATGATGCCTGTCTGCTTGATGTCACGCCAGTATAACAGGTCCATAGCTGGgaagagaaaaagggggggggggagagaggcaaatCATTAAAACCAGACTCTGGAAGGGTGACAACGAAGCCTCTGCCACTGCAAATACAAGAGTAATGAGCTCTTTGGCAAAGTTGCAACTGGAGTAAATAATTACTGTTGTGTGTAAACAGAGCCGAGCAGCCCAGCCTAGCATAGCCAGGCTGGCTAAGTCCATTGAAATTCATTCAGTGCAGTTGTACTGGTTGCCAAAATGCCTTTaacccctcccaccagatgtcaaagagaaaaacaactaccagacttttagaagacctctgaaggcagccctgtttagggaagcttttaatatttaacagaccattgaattttaatattttgttggaagccgcccagagtggctggggaaacccagccagatgggcggggtataaataacgattattattattattattattattattattattattattaaacccaggggttggcaaggtttacctcgcctgggccagttcactccagcagagatccctccgtgggctcgATTGCATGCGCGCGTGAGTGTGTGTGCCcgcaatttccggcgtctgcagAGACACGATTTTCActatctgcgcatgcacagatgcgatttacGGTGCCACAGAAGCACGTCCCTGCACCACAAcacgccagtttagcgcagcacaaGCGGGTGGCTCGGTTCGGGAGCGGCtagtgggccggttaaacgacccccgtgggccacttgtggccaaTGGTTGCCTACCCGTTTTAACCCTCTGCCCTTATCGATAGGCTTAAGGTGCACCTGTTTTGCTGGGATCAGGTGGTTACTCTGATGAACTGGAGTGTTTCCAGCCACACTTGCCCTGGACAAGCGTCTCTATAGACAggtatcccccccacacacacacatttacactcGTTCTGCTTGTGCGCAACTGCATATACGGGCCACGCCGGGAAACAATTAAATCAATAGAATCATCATCAAGAGAACTGGCGAGTCCAAAGAGGACGTCTGTGAGAGTGGAGGAAGCCCCATAGAGACCTTTGTTtgggctgctcagcctccctgtcTAGCAGCTGATGTGCGGGGTAtcctccagccagccccagaACTTCAACTCTAGATATTTTGGTCTGAATTgaaagagagagctggagagcgGGGGAAATTAGGCATTTAGtggctttttagagggtgctcccaaCTTTCCTACACAAACTACTTCTCTCTGTTCAGGGAACAAGCCCTTGTGGAACACAAATTACCAGTGGGAATGTAACTCCCAAGATGCTTGGAGAACTGCTTCCACTATAGCCCTGTCCCTATCCTGTAAGCTTACGTCTAGTTAAGACTGCTCTTGGACAATATTGGAAACTTttgccgggggggaggggggcgcaaCACGTCTTGCCATGGCTTTGCAGGGCTCATCACAAGCTGAGAGTTACAAAGTGCAGCCCTTCCCAGAATTTTCCCCAAGCTATTAAACACAAAATGGACATGTGAGTATCTGTCGAATGGGCTAACCCCTTTTGATCCACACAGACCCAcaaggtagcatacatgaatCTCAGGTaactataaaattataaaatctaATATATGCCCAAATCTCAGCATCTAtaaaatgttgttgctgctgcttttggaattcgtattacagtggtacatctggttacgaacgggatctgttccagagccccattcgtaacttgaaaggtccgcaacctgaagtgctgcatctgcgcatgtgggcgatgtgatttggcg from Lacerta agilis isolate rLacAgi1 chromosome 1, rLacAgi1.pri, whole genome shotgun sequence includes these protein-coding regions:
- the LOC117059932 gene encoding reticulon-1-A isoform X2, which produces MQASADSTKMECLWSNWKGQAMDLLYWRDIKQTGIMFGSVLLLLFSLTQFSVVSVIAYLALAALSATISFRIYKSVLQAVQKTDEGHPFNYLEMEMSLSQDQIQKYTDCLQSYVNSTVKELRRLFLVQDLVDSLKFAVLMWLLTYVGALFNGLTLLIMAVVSMFTLPVVYDKYQAQIDQYLGLGRTHINTVVAKIQAKIPGAKRKAE
- the LOC117059932 gene encoding reticulon-1-A isoform X1 gives rise to the protein MQASADSTKMECLWSNWKGQAMDLLYWRDIKQTGIMFGSVLLLLFSLTQFSVVSVIAYLALAALSATISFRIYKSVLQAVQKTDEGHPFKSYLEMEMSLSQDQIQKYTDCLQSYVNSTVKELRRLFLVQDLVDSLKFAVLMWLLTYVGALFNGLTLLIMAVVSMFTLPVVYDKYQAQIDQYLGLGRTHINTVVAKIQAKIPGAKRKAE